In the Clostridium beijerinckii genome, one interval contains:
- a CDS encoding transporter substrate-binding domain-containing protein gives MNKKSLVGILLASVMTVGIMAGCGSSKNDSAKSGDGNKKYVIACDAKYAPFSFEEDGKYKGIDVELLDAIAKEEKFEYDLKPMDFNGIIPGLTSNQLDGAIAGMSITDERKQSLDFSDGYFVSGLSLVVNKDNTDIKGADDIKGKNASLKKGTAGAKFAEDNEKKYGLNLSYFDDSPSMFQAVENKNCDFLLEDYPVIAYKIKVDPDSKLKIAGDKLTNVDYGFAVKKGENADLLKKFNEGLKKLKENGQYDKIVDQYIAK, from the coding sequence ATGAACAAAAAATCGTTAGTAGGAATTTTACTAGCATCAGTTATGACAGTAGGTATAATGGCAGGTTGTGGGTCATCAAAAAATGATTCAGCAAAAAGTGGTGATGGAAACAAGAAATATGTAATTGCATGTGATGCTAAATATGCACCATTCTCTTTTGAGGAAGATGGAAAATATAAAGGGATAGATGTAGAACTTTTAGATGCAATTGCAAAGGAAGAGAAATTTGAATATGATTTAAAGCCAATGGACTTTAACGGAATAATTCCTGGACTTACATCTAATCAATTAGATGGTGCTATTGCAGGTATGAGTATTACAGATGAAAGAAAACAATCTTTAGATTTCTCAGATGGATATTTTGTTTCAGGGCTATCATTAGTTGTTAATAAAGATAACACTGATATAAAAGGTGCAGATGATATAAAAGGTAAAAATGCATCACTTAAAAAAGGTACAGCAGGAGCAAAATTTGCTGAAGATAATGAAAAAAAATATGGATTAAATCTAAGCTATTTTGATGATTCTCCATCAATGTTCCAAGCTGTTGAAAATAAGAATTGTGATTTCTTATTAGAAGACTATCCTGTTATTGCATATAAAATTAAGGTAGATCCTGATTCAAAATTAAAAATTGCAGGAGATAAGCTAACAAATGTTGACTATGGATTCGCAGTTAAAAAAGGTGAGAATGCAGACTTATTAAAGAAATTCAATGAAGGTTTGAAAAAATTAAAAGAAAATGGGCAATATGATAAGATCGTTGATCAATATATTGCTAAATAA
- a CDS encoding transporter substrate-binding domain-containing protein, whose translation MNKRSLLSILLASVMSIGLMTGCGASKSDTGSGEGNKKYVIACDAKFAPFSFEDSGKYKGIDVELLDAISKEENFEYELKPMDFNGIIPGLTANQLDGAIAAITITDERKQTLDFSDGYFVSGLSIVTNKDNTSINGVNDLNGKSVSIKKGTAGAKFAEDNESKYGLNLSYFEDSPSMFQAVENGNTDFLMEDYPVIAYKIKVDNGAKLKIVGDKLDAVNYGFAVKKGENQDLLKKFNEGLKKLKDSGKYDQIVGQYIGK comes from the coding sequence ATGAACAAAAGATCATTATTAAGTATTTTATTAGCATCAGTAATGTCTATAGGGCTAATGACTGGATGTGGTGCATCAAAGAGTGATACAGGATCAGGTGAAGGAAATAAAAAATATGTGATTGCATGTGATGCAAAATTTGCACCATTCTCTTTCGAAGACAGTGGAAAATATAAAGGAATAGATGTAGAACTTTTAGATGCAATCTCAAAAGAAGAAAATTTTGAATATGAATTAAAACCAATGGATTTTAACGGAATAATTCCAGGGCTTACAGCTAATCAATTGGATGGAGCTATAGCAGCTATTACTATAACAGATGAAAGAAAACAAACATTAGATTTTTCAGATGGATATTTTGTATCAGGATTATCAATAGTTACGAATAAGGATAACACGTCAATTAATGGTGTTAATGATTTAAATGGAAAAAGTGTTTCAATAAAAAAAGGAACTGCAGGAGCAAAATTTGCTGAAGATAACGAATCAAAATATGGATTGAATTTAAGCTATTTTGAAGATTCTCCATCAATGTTCCAAGCTGTGGAAAATGGAAATACTGATTTCCTAATGGAAGATTATCCAGTTATTGCATACAAGATTAAAGTAGATAATGGAGCAAAGTTAAAAATTGTTGGAGATAAATTAGATGCTGTAAATTATGGATTTGCAGTTAAAAAAGGTGAAAATCAAGATTTATTAAAGAAATTTAATGAAGGATTAAAGAAATTAAAAGATAGTGGAAAGTATGACCAAATCGTTGGTCAATATATAGGAAAATAG
- a CDS encoding amino acid ABC transporter permease, whose amino-acid sequence MEIFQLLKDSLPSLLSGLSVTIEVAVISLILAVIFGIILGIFSISTSKILKGISTIYIYIVRGTPLMVQALFLYFGVGQAFGIRFDPIVAGVITLTVNATAYMAEIFRGGIQAVDNGQMEAARSLGLNYSKAMRKVILPQAVKIMIPSILNQFIVTLKDTSILTVISIRELTSSGQIIIARNFKALQMYAIVACMYFIVITVLTLISSYIERKISYGNKR is encoded by the coding sequence ATGGAGATTTTTCAATTACTAAAAGATAGTCTGCCTAGTTTATTAAGTGGGCTTTCAGTAACAATTGAAGTTGCAGTAATATCATTAATATTAGCAGTTATATTCGGGATAATTTTAGGAATATTTAGCATAAGTACTTCAAAAATTTTAAAAGGTATATCTACAATATATATCTACATTGTCCGTGGAACACCACTTATGGTTCAAGCTTTATTCTTATATTTTGGTGTTGGACAGGCATTTGGTATAAGATTTGACCCTATAGTTGCAGGTGTAATAACTCTTACAGTAAATGCAACAGCTTATATGGCTGAGATATTTAGAGGAGGAATACAAGCTGTAGATAATGGTCAAATGGAAGCTGCAAGAAGTTTGGGACTTAATTACTCAAAGGCTATGAGAAAGGTAATTTTACCTCAAGCTGTTAAGATTATGATTCCATCTATATTAAATCAATTTATTGTTACATTGAAGGATACATCAATATTGACAGTTATTAGTATAAGAGAACTTACATCGTCAGGACAAATTATTATTGCGAGAAACTTTAAGGCACTTCAGATGTATGCAATTGTAGCTTGTATGTATTTTATAGTAATAACAGTATTGACTTTAATATCAAGTTATATAGAAAGGAAAATCAGCTATGGTAATAAGCGCTAA
- a CDS encoding amino acid ABC transporter ATP-binding protein — protein MVISAKNLKKRYGQLEVLKDISVNVTEGEVLCIIGPSGSGKSTFLRCLNGLEEIQAGSITILGQELVNNKDINKLREEIGMVFQSFNLFPHLTVLQNMLLAPLELKKMNKAEATEKALSLLDKVGLKDKKDVYPDTLSGGQKQRVAIARALEMNPKIMLFDEPTSALDPEMVGEVLKVMKDLAQEGMTMVVVTHEMNFARDVSDRVIFMDQGYIVEEGPPEEIFTAPTSDRCKEFLDKVINN, from the coding sequence ATGGTAATAAGCGCTAAGAATCTTAAAAAACGTTATGGACAATTAGAAGTTCTTAAAGATATATCAGTAAATGTTACAGAAGGTGAAGTTCTTTGCATTATAGGTCCTTCAGGATCAGGAAAGAGTACTTTCTTAAGATGTCTTAATGGTTTAGAAGAAATTCAAGCAGGTAGTATTACAATACTAGGCCAAGAGCTTGTAAATAATAAGGACATAAATAAATTAAGAGAAGAAATCGGAATGGTGTTTCAATCTTTTAATTTATTCCCACACCTAACAGTTCTTCAAAATATGTTATTAGCACCTTTAGAATTGAAGAAGATGAACAAAGCTGAAGCAACTGAAAAAGCTCTTTCATTATTGGACAAAGTTGGATTAAAAGATAAAAAAGATGTTTATCCAGATACTTTATCTGGGGGACAAAAACAAAGGGTTGCAATTGCCAGAGCCCTTGAAATGAATCCTAAGATAATGTTATTTGATGAACCAACTTCTGCACTAGATCCTGAAATGGTTGGTGAAGTACTTAAGGTTATGAAAGATTTAGCTCAAGAAGGAATGACAATGGTTGTAGTAACTCATGAAATGAATTTTGCTAGAGATGTATCTGATAGAGTTATATTTATGGATCAAGGATATATAGTTGAAGAAGGTCCTCCAGAAGAAATATTCACTGCACCTACTAGCGATAGATGTAAAGAGTTCTTAGATAAAGTAATTAACAATTAA
- a CDS encoding asparaginase, translating to MIQINPKNSELKNIIILATGGTIAGTGEEGKTTNYTAGNIDIEVLVSSVRNLDKIANIYGEQIANVDSNDITMNHWLTLANRINELSKQDDVDGFVITHGTDTLEETAYFLDLTVKTDKPVVLTGAMRPSTATSADGPLNLYQSVALAASDLSRGHGAMVVFSDGIYSGRNVQKINTFKTNAFNSIEFGCLGYMRDNIPFFFNKSIKPHTIYSQFDVTGLTELPKVSIAYFHIDADPSIIDYFAQNSEGIVIAGAGSGTFSSNWLEEIRNLETKGIPVVRSSRIGNGIILTDSTIDKYSNCIPSYTLSPPKSRILLTLALTKTKDYSEIKRIFAEY from the coding sequence ATGATACAAATTAATCCGAAAAATTCTGAATTAAAAAATATAATAATTCTAGCTACTGGGGGAACTATAGCTGGTACGGGAGAAGAGGGGAAGACTACTAATTATACAGCAGGTAACATAGATATAGAAGTGCTAGTTAGTAGTGTCAGAAATCTTGATAAAATAGCTAATATATATGGTGAGCAGATTGCTAATGTTGATAGTAATGATATAACTATGAATCATTGGTTAACTCTTGCCAATAGAATAAATGAACTTTCAAAGCAAGACGATGTCGATGGCTTTGTAATAACCCATGGTACTGATACATTAGAAGAGACAGCATACTTTTTAGATTTAACAGTTAAAACAGATAAACCAGTCGTACTAACAGGAGCAATGAGACCTTCAACTGCAACAAGTGCAGATGGACCTTTAAATTTATATCAGTCAGTAGCATTAGCTGCTAGCGATTTATCAAGAGGGCATGGAGCAATGGTTGTTTTTTCAGATGGAATTTATAGTGGAAGAAATGTCCAAAAAATCAACACCTTTAAAACAAATGCCTTTAACTCAATTGAATTTGGATGCCTTGGTTACATGAGAGACAATATACCATTCTTTTTTAATAAGTCAATAAAACCACATACAATTTATTCACAATTTGATGTTACAGGATTAACTGAGCTGCCTAAGGTTTCTATCGCATATTTCCATATTGACGCTGATCCTTCGATTATTGACTACTTTGCTCAAAACTCGGAAGGAATTGTAATAGCGGGTGCGGGAAGTGGTACTTTCAGCTCAAATTGGTTGGAAGAAATCAGGAATCTTGAAACAAAGGGGATTCCAGTTGTGAGATCTTCAAGAATAGGAAACGGTATAATATTAACAGATTCAACTATAGATAAATACTCAAATTGCATTCCAAGTTATACATTATCACCTCCAAAATCTAGGATATTACTTACACTGGCACTTACTAAGACTAAAGACTACTCTGAAATAAAAAGAATATTTGCAGAGTATTAA
- a CDS encoding metallophosphoesterase: MKEQCTESNDFFKRLYKNGKLIEFDEKSKIVFISDVHRGDGGYADSLRQNRNIYKAALGFYYENGYTLIELGDGDELWKNKDCLDIAYNYKDVFSMLNDFYDDNRLCLVYGNHDIVKANPEFIKRQERLFANAGNGFGREMINLYSNITFYEGVILRYMPSKEDIIAFHGHQVDFINCEMWKTSRFLVRHVWRFMEGVAGFKPPTSPASNYDKGTKIDHILGHLARKEKKVIICGHTHNDIFPEADEGIYFNDGCCVFPSAVTCIELTGGKISLIKWAIEVDSKDVLYINKTIIGGPENLEKYFYYAKQF, from the coding sequence ATGAAAGAACAATGCACAGAAAGCAATGACTTTTTTAAGAGGTTATATAAAAATGGTAAATTAATTGAATTTGATGAAAAATCTAAAATAGTATTTATAAGTGATGTTCATAGGGGCGACGGTGGGTATGCTGATTCTTTAAGACAAAACAGAAATATTTATAAAGCTGCTCTTGGATTTTATTATGAAAATGGATATACTTTAATAGAATTAGGTGATGGTGATGAATTATGGAAAAATAAAGATTGTTTAGATATCGCCTATAATTATAAAGATGTTTTTTCAATGCTTAATGACTTTTATGATGATAATAGGTTGTGTTTGGTATACGGAAATCATGATATAGTAAAAGCTAACCCAGAATTCATAAAACGGCAAGAAAGACTTTTTGCAAATGCCGGAAATGGCTTTGGACGTGAGATGATAAACTTATATTCTAATATAACTTTTTATGAAGGAGTTATACTTAGATATATGCCATCAAAAGAGGATATAATTGCATTTCATGGGCATCAAGTAGATTTTATTAATTGTGAGATGTGGAAAACTAGCAGGTTTCTAGTAAGACATGTATGGAGATTTATGGAGGGAGTTGCAGGGTTTAAACCTCCAACTAGTCCAGCAAGTAATTATGATAAAGGAACAAAAATAGATCATATACTTGGACATTTAGCTCGTAAGGAGAAAAAAGTTATAATCTGCGGGCATACTCACAACGATATATTTCCTGAAGCAGATGAGGGGATTTATTTCAATGATGGCTGCTGTGTGTTTCCATCAGCAGTAACTTGTATTGAATTAACAGGTGGTAAAATATCATTAATTAAGTGGGCTATAGAAGTTGATAGTAAAGATGTTTTATACATTAATAAAACTATAATTGGAGGTCCTGAAAATTTAGAAAAGTACTTTTATTATGCAAAACAGTTTTAG
- a CDS encoding dipeptidase, giving the protein MKFIDLHCDTASRIFYEKLNLNHKKCKVNIENLKRGENLGQVFAFFIEKESIEDPYDEFIKLYNSFTQEISKNKREIEIVRNTAELKNAEKSGKIGAFLSIEEGEVIKGDIQKLRTVYDMGIRIITITWNYQNSLGYPNAGYTYRNKGLTRKGVEVIEECETLGIIPDASHLSDAGFYDLIRICKKPFIASHSNARAITEHPRNLDDNMIKLLAEKGGVMGINFCSDFLGNESVSLIEEMICHIKHIRNIGGIDVLALGSDFDGIHNEVEIENASEFNKLYLALKQNHFKESEIEKIFYKNVLRVFEENFK; this is encoded by the coding sequence ATGAAGTTTATTGATTTACATTGTGATACTGCAAGTAGAATTTTTTATGAAAAGTTAAATCTTAATCATAAGAAGTGCAAAGTTAATATTGAAAATTTAAAAAGAGGCGAAAATTTAGGTCAGGTTTTTGCATTTTTCATAGAGAAAGAATCAATTGAAGATCCATATGATGAATTTATAAAATTATATAATAGCTTTACTCAAGAAATAAGTAAAAACAAAAGAGAGATAGAAATTGTAAGAAATACAGCTGAGCTAAAAAATGCTGAAAAATCAGGTAAGATTGGAGCTTTTTTATCCATAGAAGAAGGAGAAGTCATCAAAGGAGATATACAAAAGCTAAGAACTGTATATGATATGGGGATTAGAATCATAACAATTACTTGGAATTATCAAAACTCATTAGGGTATCCTAACGCAGGTTATACTTATAGAAATAAAGGATTAACTAGAAAAGGAGTTGAAGTTATTGAAGAATGTGAAACCTTAGGCATAATTCCTGATGCATCTCATTTATCAGATGCTGGATTTTATGATTTGATTAGAATTTGCAAAAAACCATTTATAGCTTCACATTCTAATGCACGTGCGATCACAGAGCATCCTAGAAATTTAGATGATAATATGATAAAATTATTAGCTGAAAAGGGTGGAGTAATGGGGATAAACTTTTGTTCTGATTTTTTAGGAAATGAAAGTGTATCGTTAATAGAAGAAATGATTTGTCATATAAAACATATTAGGAACATTGGAGGAATTGATGTACTTGCCCTTGGAAGCGATTTTGATGGAATACACAATGAGGTGGAAATAGAAAACGCTTCAGAATTTAATAAATTATATTTGGCACTTAAACAAAATCATTTTAAGGAATCAGAGATAGAAAAAATATTTTATAAAAATGTCCTAAGGGTTTTTGAAGAAAACTTTAAATAA
- the ymfI gene encoding elongation factor P 5-aminopentanone reductase → MNKLRGKVALITGASRGIGRAIAVELAKEGASVIINYSTDDEGAKETLEEIKSINGYGVIVKGDISAFDNCQMIVEEVLKVMGKIDILVNNAGISHIGLFMDSTEEEISRILNTNLLGAIYLTKHVLNNMISRKSGTVINISSMWGEVGASCEVLYSATKGGLNSFTKALAKEVAPSNVRVNCIAPGVIDTKMNSFLEGDEKKSLEEEIPLGRFGLPSEIGKIAVFLSSEESSYITGQIIRADGGYI, encoded by the coding sequence ATGAATAAATTAAGGGGTAAAGTTGCATTAATTACAGGTGCATCAAGAGGCATAGGAAGAGCTATAGCAGTAGAGCTCGCAAAAGAAGGGGCAAGCGTTATAATAAATTACTCTACTGATGACGAAGGTGCAAAGGAAACTTTGGAAGAGATAAAGAGTATAAACGGCTATGGAGTTATAGTAAAAGGAGATATATCAGCTTTTGATAATTGCCAAATGATAGTTGAAGAAGTTTTAAAAGTAATGGGGAAGATTGATATTCTAGTAAACAATGCAGGCATAAGTCATATAGGTTTATTTATGGATTCAACAGAAGAAGAAATAAGCAGGATATTGAATACAAATCTTTTAGGAGCAATTTATTTAACAAAGCATGTCCTAAATAATATGATTTCCAGAAAAAGTGGAACTGTCATAAATATTTCTTCTATGTGGGGAGAAGTTGGAGCCTCTTGTGAAGTGTTGTATTCAGCTACAAAAGGTGGATTGAATTCATTCACAAAAGCACTTGCAAAAGAAGTGGCGCCTTCTAATGTAAGAGTCAATTGTATAGCTCCAGGAGTAATAGATACAAAAATGAACTCATTTTTAGAAGGAGATGAAAAAAAATCCCTAGAGGAAGAAATTCCTCTAGGAAGATTTGGACTTCCAAGTGAGATTGGTAAAATTGCTGTATTTTTATCTAGTGAAGAGTCATCGTATATAACAGGGCAAATAATAAGAGCAGATGGTGGATATATTTAA